Below is a window of Chryseobacterium arthrosphaerae DNA.
ATAGATATCATTATACTTCAGTCCGAAAGAGCATACAATATCCGTTAATCCTTCATCTGAAAGGCAAAGATCTGCGGTAGGAACATAGAATTTTCTAAAGATTCCGGATCCTTTTTCAATTCCGCATTCTCTGTAAAACCAATCCATTCCTTCAAGCCTCCACTTATCAATGGCTTCCAATGCTTTGTCCTGCTCAAGAATAGGTTTGTCAGATACAGGGAAAGCCATGTCTGCATCTCTTCCCATCGGCTCAAGGTTTCTGGAGAGAACTGCATTTTTAACAATAGTATATTCTTTGATTTCCTGAAGCATTACATCCCTGGTAAGCTCAGAAAGAAAAGCGACCGGATATTCTCTTGCCTCAATTCTTTTCCCGGAATCCAGGGGATACAGAATCAGGATAAGCTGCTCTTTGTATATTCCTATCCCGGCACAGAATTCAGAAGATTTGCCTCCGATGTTCCTCATCCATTCAAGGCTGTCTTTAGAAAGATTAAAAACGTAATTGGTAGCGATTCTTTTTTTTATTTCAGAGAAAGAAGACCGGCACTCCGTCCAATTTTGCATAGCGGACCTGCATTCTTCGTAAGAAAGCAATGAATTTTGAATATCAACTATTATCATATAAGCATGGTTTTTAGTTGTATAAAATTATATAAACTAAATATGCTGTGCAAGTATGATTTTAATTAATAATTTCTCACCGTAATATGATAACAGCTCTGTTGTTTCTCTTTTATGTAATAAATTCGTCCGGCATTTGCATAATGCTTTAAAACTTTCTCCAGCGCCACTTCCATTTTCGGATTGTATTTAAGAACGTTATTGAACCTTATGTACGATATATCAAAAGAGTTTCCGTAGTTGTGGGAACTTATCCCCAGTGAAGCGTTAGAATTCACCCTTCTCAGCCTGCACTGGTCTTCAAGGGTTCTTGTAATGGATGAAACGGTAAATGTTCCTCCTTTGGTATCTTTACTGAATTTGGCTCCTATTTTCTCTAGGGTTGTCTTTCCTTTTGAAACCATATAAGCCCGGCTGTAATCAAGCCGCTGTACCTGATAGCCTTTTCCTGTTTTTTTTATTTTATGGAACTTTCCGTTGCTGATGTATTTCTGTACCGTTTTGGAATCTTTCAGCAGCTGTATTCCGAAACCTTTTGAGGCATCAAGATGGGATTTGTAAAGCGGTGTAGGCTCCACTTTCAAAACAGTAGTCAGATCATAACACGGAAAAGATTTTTTTGCCGCCTGTGAATAATGTAAACTATAAATAAAAGGTACGAAGACCGCACAAAGAAACTTTCTCATTAACCATCCTTATTAAATTCCCAATGAAAGATAAACCGTTATTCTAAATTTAAAACAGTCCATAATCTCATCTGATTACAACCCAAACAAACATTAAACCAAATTGTTGAATTTATAGTTTTTTGTTCTCTCATTTTTGAAATATTTTTTCATATTTAACTTTTTACTTTAAGATATAAACTTTACATTTGAGATACATTTTAAAAATAAACAATATGATAAAAAAACTTTTTGCTGAATTTTTCGGCACATTTTGGCTTGTTTTCGGAGGTTGCGGAAGTGCTGTTTTTGCAGCCGGTGTTCCAGATATCGGCATCGGACTTTTAGGAGTTGCTCTGGCTTTTGGTCTTACTGTTCTTACCATGGCTTATGCGGTAGGACATATTTCCGGAGGTCACTTCAATCCGGCAGTTTCCTTCGGGCTTCTGGCCGGCGGAAGGTTTTCTGCAAAAGACCTTATCCCTTACATTGTAGCACAGTGCCTTGGAGCCATCGTTGCTGCAGGATGTCTTTACACCATCCTTAACGGTGCCGGAGCTGTAGATTTCTCCCAACCGGGGGCTTTTGCCACGAACTTCTATGGAGAAGCGGTTTACAACGGAAAAGCATTCAGTATGGGAGCAGCATTTCTTGCTGAGTTTTTATTAACAGCATTTTTCCTTATCGTGATTATGGGAGCAACGGACAGATGGGCCAATGGTAAGTTTGCCGGAATTGCTATCGGTCTTGCCCTTACCCTGATCCACCTGATCTCTATTCCTATTACCAACACTTCTGTAAACCCTGCAAGATCTCTTTCTCAGGCTGTTTTCGTAGGTGGTAATGCGATGTCGCAGCTTTGGCTGTTCTGGGTAGCTCCAATCCTGGGAGGAATTGTAGGAGGACTTATCTACAAGTTTTTGCTTCAGAGAGATGCTGATGAAATCGTAGATTAATTTAAAACATCATCTATACACAAAATCCTGTCAGCTGACAGGATTTTTTTATTTAAGGATAGTTTTTTAACGCAAAGTTTAAATAAAATAACGCCTTATTTTAATTTCCTGATCTCAAAAGGATTTTTAAAGATCAGCTCTTCGTGTTTTCCTTTGATCTCCATTTTACGTTGAAGCAGGTTGAGTGCCATTTTCCTGATAAAAAGGTCTTTATCATTCAGTTTCCAGTAGGAATCTTCGTGAAGCTTTTTCGGCGGGCGGATCAGGTAAAACTCGGTTTCCCAGGTATCTACATTATGATAGAATTCAATGATTCCGCAATGGTCAGGAATGAGTGCTGCGTCTACCATTCCCATTGGCAGGAGGAAGCTAAATGCATTACAGACATAATCTCCACAGGAAATTTTATCATGCTTCAGAAACTTTTCACCGGTATCTTTATTGAGATATGATTTTTTGAAATCGTTTTTAAAATCACTTTTCGAAAGCTTGATCTCAATTTCGTGGCTTGATCCATCCGAACCAACAATAAGAATATCAGCCTCCCAATCGGCCTGGAAATGGTTGGTGAGAACGAGTTCTTTTTCAAAATCGCAATGGGTATGAATATAAGCGTGGACAAGTTCTTCGATCTTGATCATGAGTTGAATATATTAATATGAATGCAACAGATAAAGAAATAAAAGTGAAGACAGGAGACTTCTGATTCCTCAATATCCAGTCTTAACTCACCAAAAGGCTACAACCGCGGATGTCTGAATGATCTATTCTTCCCAGCACCTGAAATTTATCGCCCCATATTTTCCCCAGGTCCTGAGTGGCAATAAAAGAGCAGGAATGGGTATTGGCAAGGTCAATAATATTAATGGCTCCGGTTCTTCCCTCCTTTTCATAGGTCAACGGATCTTCTGCATTCCGGATCATGATTCTCATCCAGTTCGGACATTGATATTCATTGTTTCCGAGGGAGTAAGCCTGTGACAGCAATTCTGTCATGGAATATTCCGAATATATCTTATCTGTCTGAAAGCCTTCCTGCAGGATTTTCAGCAGCTCGTCTTTCGTCATTTCTTCTTTACGGCCTTTCATTCCTCCGGTTTCAATGACAATCAGGTTTTCAAGGGAATTCAGGGATTTTTTGTTTTGCTCAGAATGGCAATAATCCAGGAAATCCAGCAGGGCAAAAGAAACTCCGAACAGGATAACTTTCCGGTCTTCCAATTGATTTAAAAGATCAAAGAGGTCAGCGTGGTTATAAAGGAAATAGCCGTTTTCCGGTTTATCAGATTTCTTCATCAGGTAATCTACCATATGGATCAGGGAAGAATTCTGTCTTTCAAGATAACTAGGCAGTAGCCCCAGGAAAATAAAGTCTTCCGGTTTGCCTATAAACTGTTCAAAACTTTTATAAATGCTTTCTTCATACAGTTCCGGATCAGCAATAAAATGTTTCGAAAGATTCATCTGGGTTGTTCCCGAACTTTGAAAAAACAGGTCTGCGGTTACATTTTTGTCCAGGATCTGATGATTTTTAAACATTTCTATGGGCAAAAAAGGTATTTCATCCAACTGGCTGACCTCATCCGGATTTACTTTCAGAAAGTCAACAAATTTCCTGTATATCCCAACATTTTCATACTGATAACGAAATGTTGCCAATGCTCCATTCAGGAAATCTTCCTCTGTCTGTATGTTGAATATATTTTTAAGTTCCATATCTTTTTTGATCCTTTTATCTGCTCATTATAAAGACATTACAAGGAATGAAATAATTTTATTTAATAATTTTTTAATACTAAGATCCTACTTTGGTAAACTTCTTGCAAGTTCTACTATGGAATATGGATTAAAAACAAGAATGGATTTCGGTCCATTATGAAGATTACCTCTCTCAGGGTAATCTTTTTTTTGTTTTATTTTTCAAAAGTCTTCAGTTCAAAATCTTTTTCAAAAACGCCATAGGTAAAGTAAGAAATCCAGTCTCCCAGATTAATGTATTTTGCCTTTTGTTCCAGATCCAGCACCATAGGAAGGTGTCTGTGTCCATAGATAAAATAGTCTATTTTCTGGGTTTTCAGCTTTTCTTTGGAGTAGATGATCAGGAACTCTTTATCTTCTCCCAGGAAGGCTTTATCCTCTTCTCCCGAGATCATTTTATTTTTCTGGGAAAGGTATAATGCAATCTTCATGGCAATATCCGGATGCAGCCATTTGAAAAACCATTGTGCTACCGGATTGGTGAAGAGCTTCTTCATCCGCTTATATCCTTTGTCGCCAGGTCCCAGGCCGTCTCCGTGTGCCAGCAGAAACTGTTTCCCGCCCATTTCAAAGTATTGTTTCTGATAAAAAACCGTACAGCCGATTTCGTCTTCCAGATAGTCTTTCATCCAGAGGTCATGATTTCCTACAAAGAAATAAATATGAACGCCCCTGTCCTTCAGTTCTGCAATTTTTCCGAGAACACGCACGTATCCTTTAGGTACAACATGTTTCCATTCATGCCAGAAATCAAAAAGATCACCCATTAAAAACAAAACCTGGGCATCTTCCTTGATCTCATCCATCCAACGTATAAATTTATCCTCACGCACTTTGCTCTCTCCCGGGGTGGGCGCGCCAAAATGCTGATCAGAAGCGAAATATACTTTTTTCCCGGGTTCTAAGTTGATTATTGTTTTTAGCACCGTCTGAGTTTTGTTGGATCATTATTGATTGTCTTCTGCGAACCATTCCCCATAAGAATTTTCAGTCTCATGAAGTTTAAGATAAGCCAAAGAAATTCCTTCCGGAAGTTTTGATTTTATTTTGGAAGCAATAGCATACAGCATGTTTTCACATGTGGGCTGAAAACTGCAGTAGATTACTTTATGCCCTTTCTGTTCAAGGTCATCTCCCAGTTCTTTGTGTGGAGACAGCGCATTAACGAGCACTGCATGATCCCATACGTCTACGATTTCAGATTTTACGATACTTTTAATATCTCCGAAATCTACCACCATTCCATTTTTAGGATTTTCAATATCATTAATCGGTCTTCCCTTTACTGTTACAAACAGCTTATAGGAGTGTCCATGCATATTTTTACACTTCCCGTCATAGTTGTAAAGCACGTGAGCGGTTTCGAATGTAAAAATTTTTGTAATACGTATCATACTCAATGAATAAGTTTAAAAAATTACTGTTTTTCAGATTTTTACCCATAAAAACTGTGGGGAGGTTATAAGTAGGAATCTACTCTATGAAAAACTGCAAAATCAATGTTCAAAGTTAAGATAAAAAGAGCAAGAAATAAAATGCTCCCAAAAGTTAGATCACTTTTTGGGAGCATTTTATGATTTTATTCTGTTTTATTAAGTTGAGACCAATAGATTAATTATTGATGGTGAATGTTAAATTTTCATCACGATCTCCTTTCACATTTAAAGCATTAGAGGGCACGGAAAGCCACCCGTTTTTGTTCATTACAAATTTAAATTCATAAGTCTTACCTTTTTCAAACTTTGATTGGGGAATTGCGACTTCAAAGGTGTTATCCTTTTTCCTGATCATCTGGTAGGCTTTATCATCAGGATTCCAGTTATTAAACGACCCTGCAACTGACATATTTTTAATATAATCTACATTTTTCTTTGCTAAAAACCGGTAGGAAAAAATAACGTTACCTTTTTCGATCCGGTAACCATACGTTTCCTTTTTAAGGTCCGGATGAATAAGGGGTTCAGATTTTGTATATTCTTCAGCCAGCATATAAGGATTCAGCAAACGCTTATCCATAATACCTGCGATCTGATTGATCATCGGAAAGTAAACAGGAAATTCTTTATACCCGTTATACATGAGCATAATAGCCATATTATCTTCCGGGAAAATCTTATATGCGCTTACATTTCCACCGGAAAAGGAGTATGCTTTTATATTATTGAATATTGACATATCCCAGCCGTGCGTGAAAGATGCACTTTTCCTGGTGTATTCAAACGGTTTCCACATCATTTCCTGTGTGGCCGGTTTCAGAAAATCATTTTTACTGAGGTGAATGCTCCATTGTAAAAAAGCAGGTAATGTAATCGCCAGGCCATTTGCAGGATGGGCTCTTCTTCCTTCCACAAATGTGGATTTATCATACTTATGGGTATCTTTGTTGTAAATATATTTTACGATCCGGTTAGGAATTTCCTCCTTAGAATCAGACGAAAAGACCACCTGATTTTTAGCATCTGAAAACTGATTTTCCAGGATATAATCTTCAAATGTCTCTCCTGTTATCTTTTCAATAAGCATGGCAATCAGCATATAATTCGTCTGGTTATACCGATACTCGCTTCCTGTTTCAAAATCCATTTTTTCTTTTGATAACCGGTCTATGACTTCAGCATTGGTGGCATTCAGGGAAATATCTTCAAAACGAATCCAGTCCGGGATTCCTGAAGAATGGCTCACAAGATGTTTTACCTGAACGTTCTTCCATGCATCCGGTATATGGTCCAGGTATTTTGAAATGTTGTCGTCCAAAGATATTTTCCCCTGTTCAATAAGCTGAAAAAGGCCTATGTTTGACATCAGCTTTGTATTGGAATATATCCTGAACATGGATTGGGGATTGACTTTCTTATCGCTTTCCAAAGTCTCCGTTCCATAATATTTCTGGAAAGTTACTTTATTATCTTTTACAATTCCAACAGCCATTCCGGGAATTTCGTTGACCCGGATCACCTTTTTTATATAAGCATCAATTGCTTTTGTCTGTTCTGCAGTCTGGCTGTATCCCAGAAAAGATAAGCCTGAAAATGCTATGACTAAAACGGATTGTTTCATTGTTTGATTTTTGACGGTTCTTTAGTAAAGACAGCTACAGAGGTCAGGTTATTACATCTTTCTCTGAAAAACTGATTTTCTCTTTACTTATAAAGTTTCGGCTCCATGATTCCTCTTTTCTGAAATATCTTTTTATTCATTTCAAAATGCATGGTGGTCATTTGATTGTAATATTCCTTAAAAGAGGGCAACCCGTATTCTAACCGTAATTTATCCACATTCATACTGTCTGTCAATCCATTTTTAGGCACAGCCTGTTCCGCTTTATTATAAGTTACCTGGGTCCCGAATCTTTGCTTCTGACCTGAATTGATAGCAACCCTGTCTTCCAGCATGGCATATTCATTTTTATGGGCATTCTTCTTACCGATTTCTTTTTTCATGGCTTTAAGCATCGTTCTCTGAAATCCGACATCATCATCGGCATGCTGAATGGATATCCAGAATTTAGTAGCATTGGCTTCCCCAACCTGTTTAAAGCCAAGATAACCGTACTGCGCATACAGTCTTTTAATTCTGCTTTGGTTGTCTTTCCCTACACTGTCCCTTTTGGTTTCAAATACTTTCCATGCGTTTTTTTCACCGTATTTCTCCATCATTTCTTTGGGTGGCAGGCTTGCATATTCCTGATCAATGTTTCTGATGTAGCTCAATTCGGAAATGATCTTTTCACGTTCAGAGTCTGAGATCGGTTTGTATGAGCTGCAGCTTACCACCGTAAATAGTATCCCTGATAAGAATATTTTTTTCATCAATCTGGTTTTATATTAATTATTACATGATTATTGTAAGGTTTAACCGGCTGTCAGATGTTCCACAGCACTGGTATTTTTGATAAAAATCATTCCGTCAAAACACTCGTTCAGTTTTATAGGCTCTGTAATGGTAAATTTTTCTGTTTCCGGAGTTACAGGACCATACCCGATAAACCTCATCTTCAAAGCGTTTTGATACAAACTATCTTTGTTTGTTCTAAAGTTCACAAAATAGTTTTTATTTTCTTTACTGCTCAGCTTTTCTTCCCAGCTGTTTTTCATCTGTTCCGGTAATGGATAGGCTTTATATTCATTCTTTTTTACTGCACGGGGGGCTGTTGTCGCACTGTAAGTCCCAAAGCCCGTGAAAGTTGCCATGGCATAATATTCTTTGCCATATTTTTTCTTTATATAGCCCCCCATCCCATCTACCAGAATCGGTTTCAGTGCAATATGTGCATTATGAGCAAAAAGTATCATTTTTTTATTGTATCCTGTCTGAATCTTTGCAATCATTTCAGCCATGATGTAATCTCTTGAAACATCATAGTTTTTTTTACCGGCTTCATAAAGAATTTCGAATCCTAATCTAAGGTTATCAAGAGCCAATCTGCTGCTTACATCTATCTTCGCCTTATAGATACTGTCCATTTTTTTTGCCAAAAGATATCCTTCCGTTCCATTATCAATGACAGCTTTCATATCCAGTCTGAAAGAAGGATCATTCTGCTTTTCCCACATCTCATCCTGGAATTTTGCTTTTTTGTCAAGGGTATCCACCATTTCTGAATACGCTTTTTCTGCAATAGGATTTTTTTTAAGAATTGCTGCATTATTGGCTAAAGAATTAGTATCAAATCCGGAGATGATCACCCTGTCTTTATGGCTCTTGTTGTAGGTTCTGATCCAGGCCAGCAGATCTGCAATTTCTCCGGTCTGCCAAATAGAAGTCATACCGCTTTTTAATGCCGTATTCAAATCCTGATCAGAATTAACGGCCTCGTTCAAAAGGGCTGCATCTCCATAACCACTTTCGAACGCAACGATTTTAAAATCATTTTTTTCAATAAGTCTTTTTGAAATTTCACTTCTGATCTCGTTGAATTCCCTGGTTCCGTGAGTACCTTCACCAAGCCCAACAATAAGCTGTTCTTTTAACTGATCACTGATCTCATTGATCGCTTTCGTCCTGCTTCTGGCATTGGCAGATTGGTCAGGAATTGGTATTTCAGGTTTTGAGTGTTGTGAAAAAACTATTGAAGAAGTCAACAGTATATTGATTAAAAGGCATTTTCTTAGCATCGTTACTACATTTTGTTCGTTTACCAAACTTAAGATCATATCAAAAAGCCGTAAACAGGTTATCTTCGTGCAATCTAAAAAAAATTAATACTATTTTTTTACTGAGCACTTTTATTAACTTATCATTAACCTTTTCCTTTGTTCTCATTTTATGGTATTAGCCGATCTGTATTCAATCCCAGCTGTTCCAGATAATGAAGTCCGTTTTGTTTTTCTATTATATTTATCCCTGTCCAACCATTCATTTGCCCTTGCAGGATGAATTGCCTGATGTATTTAGGTTCGTTAAGATTAACTTCAGTTTCAGTATTCATCAGCTTATTCATTAGCTTAATTCCCGATTTCAAAGGCTGTCCTGTATAGTAGTCATTAAGGGTCAGAAATTCTATAAGCAGAGGAGTCTGTTTGTAGCCACTCAAAAATACTTTTATAACGAGCTTACTCATCCCGGTTCCTGAATAAAACCGATCTGTAACAGAATATAGGTATTCCAGATTATTGATCATTATTTTCCTTAGCTTATTTTTCATTCTAACCTTGTTTTCTTTAGAGCTGGCAATCGCATGAAGATATTTCATTTATTTTACTGTTTTTTCAAACCTGCGGATCGCTTTATATTTTCTGTCTTTGATTATGATATCATAGATTCCTTTATCCAGAATTAGAAAGCGGCTGTCTTCGGGATCTTTAATTTCAATAATATCAGCAGGAATACCGTTCTGTTCAAATTCTCCTTTTCTATAAGCAATGGCAAGCACAGGATATTCTGTTATTTCCGAAGCCGGAACTTTATACAGTTTTCTGCTTTCAGTAAGCATCCAGCCGGGTCTTCCTTTCTTATATTCTGTAACCGGATGAATGACCTTCATATCGGTAAACAGTTTTTTATCTTCCCCGTTATATATCGTTTGATCTTTATCTTTTAAAATAACAGGAACTTTATTCCTGACCAGACGTAATAACGGTTCATTATATTTCGGAAGGCTTTTCTCTGAAAACTGAGTCTGGTCTATGGTAAGAGGATTTAAGCCGGTAAGGTCCATAAGTCTTCCCGTCATTGTTTTTTCCCAGGCTGTGTGCACTCCTTTATAGGCATGCTGATAGCCGCAATAAATCAGGTATTTTCCTTCTTTGTTCTGCTGCATAAAGTCATAGATATTTTTTGCTTCGCCTATTTCCCTTTCTTTTCCGTTTCCTTCAGCATCATAGGGGAAAAGTTTAAACCCGATCTTCAGGGCGTGATAAAGAAAGTTTCCAAACTCAGGTTCCTTAGAATAGAAGCCACTTTGAAGGTTGGCAAATTTTGTGGTATTTAAAGAGTCGTTGGCCAGGGTTTCCACCCCAAGATACCTGTACCCTCTGTCATACAAACCCTGAAGCAGGGAAGCTGCAAAGGCCCTGTGGCTGGCATTGTGATGAGCTTCATTAAGGATGATCATTTTTTCATGAGACGCCCGATCCAGAATATAATCTTTTGCATTGACAGGGATTAGTTTTGTGAACTTCAGACTATCTGCAGTACCGAGCTTTTTGGTCTTGCCAAAGACCGTGTCCCAACTTTCCAAAGCAGTTTTATATTTTCCGCTTATTGAGTAGTAAGTGGCCTCCATCTGACTTCTCCAGGATGCTGACTGGGTAGAATCTTCCAGTTTTTTCTTAATATCATCTGAAAACCGGTAAAGATCATTCTGACCATAGCTCAAAATGCTGAGGAATATTAATGTGATCGAATAATAGAATTTCATGGAATGTAGTTTTTAATGGGCTAAAATAAAAAAATCAATTGAATGCCTGCCAATTAATTCCTGTTTACAGTATTCCGGACAGTTTTTCCAGCCAGTTGCTTTCCAGGCGTTTGAGTTTTTTGGTTTCCGGATCAAATAAAATCCATAGGGTACCGGAATCTACTACAAGCTCATCATTGCAGTAAAACTCA
It encodes the following:
- a CDS encoding DUF5715 family protein → MRKFLCAVFVPFIYSLHYSQAAKKSFPCYDLTTVLKVEPTPLYKSHLDASKGFGIQLLKDSKTVQKYISNGKFHKIKKTGKGYQVQRLDYSRAYMVSKGKTTLEKIGAKFSKDTKGGTFTVSSITRTLEDQCRLRRVNSNASLGISSHNYGNSFDISYIRFNNVLKYNPKMEVALEKVLKHYANAGRIYYIKEKQQSCYHITVRNY
- a CDS encoding serine hydrolase, yielding MKQSVLVIAFSGLSFLGYSQTAEQTKAIDAYIKKVIRVNEIPGMAVGIVKDNKVTFQKYYGTETLESDKKVNPQSMFRIYSNTKLMSNIGLFQLIEQGKISLDDNISKYLDHIPDAWKNVQVKHLVSHSSGIPDWIRFEDISLNATNAEVIDRLSKEKMDFETGSEYRYNQTNYMLIAMLIEKITGETFEDYILENQFSDAKNQVVFSSDSKEEIPNRIVKYIYNKDTHKYDKSTFVEGRRAHPANGLAITLPAFLQWSIHLSKNDFLKPATQEMMWKPFEYTRKSASFTHGWDMSIFNNIKAYSFSGGNVSAYKIFPEDNMAIMLMYNGYKEFPVYFPMINQIAGIMDKRLLNPYMLAEEYTKSEPLIHPDLKKETYGYRIEKGNVIFSYRFLAKKNVDYIKNMSVAGSFNNWNPDDKAYQMIRKKDNTFEVAIPQSKFEKGKTYEFKFVMNKNGWLSVPSNALNVKGDRDENLTFTINN
- a CDS encoding erythromycin esterase family protein gives rise to the protein MLRKCLLINILLTSSIVFSQHSKPEIPIPDQSANARSRTKAINEISDQLKEQLIVGLGEGTHGTREFNEIRSEISKRLIEKNDFKIVAFESGYGDAALLNEAVNSDQDLNTALKSGMTSIWQTGEIADLLAWIRTYNKSHKDRVIISGFDTNSLANNAAILKKNPIAEKAYSEMVDTLDKKAKFQDEMWEKQNDPSFRLDMKAVIDNGTEGYLLAKKMDSIYKAKIDVSSRLALDNLRLGFEILYEAGKKNYDVSRDYIMAEMIAKIQTGYNKKMILFAHNAHIALKPILVDGMGGYIKKKYGKEYYAMATFTGFGTYSATTAPRAVKKNEYKAYPLPEQMKNSWEEKLSSKENKNYFVNFRTNKDSLYQNALKMRFIGYGPVTPETEKFTITEPIKLNECFDGMIFIKNTSAVEHLTAG
- a CDS encoding 6-pyruvoyl trahydropterin synthase family protein — protein: MIRITKIFTFETAHVLYNYDGKCKNMHGHSYKLFVTVKGRPINDIENPKNGMVVDFGDIKSIVKSEIVDVWDHAVLVNALSPHKELGDDLEQKGHKVIYCSFQPTCENMLYAIASKIKSKLPEGISLAYLKLHETENSYGEWFAEDNQ
- the aqpZ gene encoding aquaporin Z is translated as MKKLFAEFFGTFWLVFGGCGSAVFAAGVPDIGIGLLGVALAFGLTVLTMAYAVGHISGGHFNPAVSFGLLAGGRFSAKDLIPYIVAQCLGAIVAAGCLYTILNGAGAVDFSQPGAFATNFYGEAVYNGKAFSMGAAFLAEFLLTAFFLIVIMGATDRWANGKFAGIAIGLALTLIHLISIPITNTSVNPARSLSQAVFVGGNAMSQLWLFWVAPILGGIVGGLIYKFLLQRDADEIVD
- a CDS encoding UDP-2,3-diacylglucosamine diphosphatase, translating into MLKTIINLEPGKKVYFASDQHFGAPTPGESKVREDKFIRWMDEIKEDAQVLFLMGDLFDFWHEWKHVVPKGYVRVLGKIAELKDRGVHIYFFVGNHDLWMKDYLEDEIGCTVFYQKQYFEMGGKQFLLAHGDGLGPGDKGYKRMKKLFTNPVAQWFFKWLHPDIAMKIALYLSQKNKMISGEEDKAFLGEDKEFLIIYSKEKLKTQKIDYFIYGHRHLPMVLDLEQKAKYINLGDWISYFTYGVFEKDFELKTFEK
- a CDS encoding DUF6624 domain-containing protein, which gives rise to MKKIFLSGILFTVVSCSSYKPISDSEREKIISELSYIRNIDQEYASLPPKEMMEKYGEKNAWKVFETKRDSVGKDNQSRIKRLYAQYGYLGFKQVGEANATKFWISIQHADDDVGFQRTMLKAMKKEIGKKNAHKNEYAMLEDRVAINSGQKQRFGTQVTYNKAEQAVPKNGLTDSMNVDKLRLEYGLPSFKEYYNQMTTMHFEMNKKIFQKRGIMEPKLYK
- a CDS encoding LuxE/PaaK family acyltransferase, with the translated sequence MELKNIFNIQTEEDFLNGALATFRYQYENVGIYRKFVDFLKVNPDEVSQLDEIPFLPIEMFKNHQILDKNVTADLFFQSSGTTQMNLSKHFIADPELYEESIYKSFEQFIGKPEDFIFLGLLPSYLERQNSSLIHMVDYLMKKSDKPENGYFLYNHADLFDLLNQLEDRKVILFGVSFALLDFLDYCHSEQNKKSLNSLENLIVIETGGMKGRKEEMTKDELLKILQEGFQTDKIYSEYSMTELLSQAYSLGNNEYQCPNWMRIMIRNAEDPLTYEKEGRTGAINIIDLANTHSCSFIATQDLGKIWGDKFQVLGRIDHSDIRGCSLLVS